In Nicotiana tabacum cultivar K326 chromosome 19, ASM71507v2, whole genome shotgun sequence, one DNA window encodes the following:
- the LOC107779259 gene encoding LOW QUALITY PROTEIN: flowering locus K homology domain (The sequence of the model RefSeq protein was modified relative to this genomic sequence to represent the inferred CDS: deleted 1 base in 1 codon), translated as MLTKMADENLEQPEMGNLHDTENVDNMDDAQDNNNLNGTDNGHGSDHLHDADHVHDADQVHDTVHVHDTDHVHATDNVNDTDHVQDAGNVHGTEDVHNMDNIHDSDAIHGVDNAPEETHPSEEVQVARIDSGASEEKRWPGWPGENVFRMLVPAQKVGGIIGRRGEYIKKTCEETKARIKVLDGPPGTTERAVMISAKEEPSLSIPPAMDGLLKVHKRIVDVDADSASAPPGAGRPVTTRLLVAASQAGSLIGKQGSTIKSIQDTSHCTIRVIGEEHLPAFALPDDSVVEIQGEPAGVHKAVEMIASHLRKFLVDRSVIGVFEMQMQMPNARPNQNMPPSGPSQSWAPPPSGFPANARGGPGFGPNPQYMPPPRQFDSYYPPVDMPPFEKQPRQAPPLYGRDVSMGTHGTNVQTQQSMVTKVTQNMQIPLSYADAVIGTSGSNISYIRRTSGASIAIQETRGVPGEMTVEITGSASQVQTAQQLVQNSIADAASSMQNTAAGPPSQGYNPYSQGPVYNSSSSSTGHTPGADYGSIYGSSYGY; from the exons ATGTTAACG AAAATGGCTGATGAAAATTTAGAGCAACCTGAGATGGGTAACTTGCATGACACGGAAAACGTGGATAATATGGACGATGCTCAAGACAACAATAATTTGAATGGCACAGATAATGGGCACGGCTCTGATCATTTACACGATGCTGATCACGTGCACGACGCAGATCAAGTGCACGACACAGTTCACGTGCACGACACAGATCATGTGCACGCCACAGATAACGTGAACGACACAGATCATGTGCAAGACGCTGGTAATGTCCATGGTACAGAGGACGTGCATAACATGGATAATATTCATGATTCAGATGCTATTCATGGTGTGGATAATGCACCTGAGGAGACTCATCCTTCTGAAGAGGTACAAGTTGCTCGAATTGATTCAGGAGCCAGCGAAGAAAAACGATGGCCTGGCTGGCCAGGAGAAAATGTTTTCAGGATGTTAGTTCCTGCTCAGAAGGTTGGTGGTATCATTGGCCGCAGAGGAGAGTATATTAAAAAGACCTGTGAGGAGACAAAAGCTCGCATTAAGGTTCTTGATGGTCCTCCTGGGACCACTGAAAGAGCT GTGATGATATCTGCCAAAGAAGAGCCAAGCCTATCAATTCCGCCTGCTATGGATGGTCTTTTGAAGGTTCACAAGCGGATTGTTGATGTAGACGCTGATTCAGCTAGTGCTCCACCAGGCGCTGGTAGGCCAGTCACTACAAGACTACTTGTGGCAGCCTCACAGGCTGGAAGCTTGATTGGGAAGCAGGGTTCCACTATTAAGTCTATTCAAGATACATCTCATTGCACTATTCGAGTAATTGGAGAAG AGCACCTTCCAGCTTTTGCCCTTCCTGATGATAGTGTTGTTGAGATACAAGGAGAGCCCGCCGGGGTGCATAAAGCAGTTGAAATGATTGCTTCACATCTCAGGAAATTTTTAGTTGATCGTAGTGTCATTGGGGTATTTGAGATGCAA ATGCAAATGCCAAATGCTCGTCCAAACCAGAACATGCCTCCATCTGGACCTTCTCAGTCATGGGCCCCTCCACCATCTGGTTTTCCTGCAAATGCTCGGGGTGGACCTGGTTTTGGGCCCAACCCTCAGTATATGCCGCCTCCACGGCAATTTGATAGTTATTACCCACCGGTAGACATGCCTCCTTTTGAAAAGCAGCCTCGTCAGGCCCCGCCTCTTTATGGTAGAGATGTTTCAATGGGAACTCATGGTACAAATGTGCAAACACAACAATCCATGGTTACAAAG GTCACACAAAACATGCAAATTCCTTTGTCCTATGCCGATGCTGTCATTGGGACCTCTGGTTCAAATATTAGCTATATTCGTCGGACCAGTGGTGCATCTATTGCAATCCAGGAAACAAGGGGTGTTCCGGGA GAGATGACTGTTGAGATAACGGGATCTGCATCACAGGTGCAAACAGCGCAGCAATTAGTTCAG AATTCTATTGCTGATGCTGCCAGCTCAATGCAGAACACTGCCGCTGGACCACCTTCCCAAGGTTATAATCCATATTCTCAAGGTCCTGTATACAATTCTTCATCTAGTAGCACTGGCCATACACCTGGCGCGGATTATGGTTCCATTTATGGATCCAGCTATGGTTATTGA